The Gammaproteobacteria bacterium genomic interval ATTCGCGCAGCTTGCCCCGCAGCCGTGCCGCTTCCACGCGCACAATGGCGTCTATCGCCGGATCGAAATCCGGCGCGCGGTCGAATACCTCCACGCCGATGGTGTAGCCCTTGAGTCGGGCGGTGTTGCCGGCCACGGTCTCGCTGACGATGAACTTGAGAAAACGGCGCTGACGCGCCGACTGCGCGAACACCGGGCTTGCGAACATTTTATTCAGCGATTGATTGATCGCCGCGATCTTCTGCCCCGAAAGCTCGCCGGATGTAGTCATGGGCTTGACCTTGGCCAGCAAGCGATTCGTGTACGTCTCCGCTCGCGCGCTACACAAAAGACGTAGCGTGAGCGCTGGTGTCAGCATTATTCATCTTTAGGCAGGCGTTACATCTCACCCACAACGTGTTGATACGGGCCGGCGCCCAGACGCTGGTGTAGGCGCTGCTGGCGCTGGCGCCGGCGAAGAATCTTTGCATCGCGGCGCCGTGGGCTTCGCTTCTCATCAACTGCCTGGAATCATCGGGGCGCTCCCAGGCGGAGATGGTGATGGCCCGCTCGCCGATGCGCGCGGTCACCAGACCGATGAACCCCTTCATCTTCATCATTTCTCCGGCCGTCTCGCGGGACATTTGCCTGATTTCCTGCATTGATTCATCGGACAGACTCATCAGCTGCGTGACGCTGAACGCGCCGGGCTTCGCCTTGCTGCCCGACTGCACCGAGGTGCTGACACCGAACGAGAACGGTCCCAGCGCGTAAGGTTGCACCACCACTTGCAACCCAAGTTGCTCGGGAATCGCACGCGTATCGAAGTAACCGGTGACCGCGCGGACCCTGTCGTTCTCGACAGTGATGAAGTCTGCGCCCGGCAGCGTGACGGTTTTGCGGGTGGCGGGCAGGCCGAGAAACTCGCCCGCATTCGTGCCTCTCATGATCCATTCGGCCGCGATAACGCCGGGGCGCGCCTCGGCGGCGCTGATAATCTCGAACGACAGGTCTGGAAACGCGGCCCACAGCGACGTTGCGTTCGCGGTGATCGCGGCGCCGGTCAGCTCGCC includes:
- a CDS encoding ester cyclase, giving the protein MNAIDVANQYFDAWNRHDPDALADVFAPSGTYRDPTTAGELTGAAITANATSLWAAFPDLSFEIISAAEARPGVIAAEWIMRGTNAGEFLGLPATRKTVTLPGADFITVENDRVRAVTGYFDTRAIPEQLGLQVVVQPYALGPFSFGVSTSVQSGSKAKPGAFSVTQLMSLSDESMQEIRQMSRETAGEMMKMKGFIGLVTARIGERAITISAWERPDDSRQLMRSEAHGAAMQRFFAGASASSAYTSVWAPARINTLWVRCNACLKMNNADTSAHATSFV